One Portunus trituberculatus isolate SZX2019 chromosome 45, ASM1759143v1, whole genome shotgun sequence DNA segment encodes these proteins:
- the LOC123519505 gene encoding rhomboid-related protein 2-like — MSRSGRSSGKYDPINWHEIFQRIDQDGDGFILRSELRRYLLATPVSEVPLSDDMVDAMLYHVDYNNDGFINLQEFYGLVNVPVDTKTRSVLQRTLVATAFSMAPRSQVSHGDRLYIAEYSCCPPPLLVPLLCTAEVGVFVYYAVTMGDVGPYSPVPWSSPLIYDPRRRMEAWRFISYMFLHAGYIHLLSNVMVALFVGIPLEMVHRWWRLLLLYVAGVLAGSLAASMFDPKSFLVGASGGCYALIAAHLANIIINWGEMPFNWMRLLVILALMATDIGVFAFATVTQSTSRVSYMAHLAGFVAGLLLGMVTLRNLKEHRWEIALKWTGLAVFLALIAAAVVIQVAYPDLVGLYPPMPEKGLSSKLLDGGAEVSV; from the exons ATGTCTCGGTCAGGGAGGAGCAGTGGGAAGTATGATCCGATCAACTGGCATGAAATATTTCAAAGg ATTGACCAGGATGGCGATGGGTTCATCTTACGATCTGAGCTGCGACGGTACCTCCTCGCCACACCGGTCAGCGAGGTGCCACTCTCTGATGACATGGTGGACGCGATGCTCTACCACGTCGACTACAACAACGATGGATTCATCAACCTGCAGGAGTTTTATGGACTG GTCAACGTACCAGTGGACACCAAGACCAGGTCAGTGCTACAGCGAACTCTGGTGGCCACTGCCTTCTCCATGGCCCCACGCTCCCAGGTGTCTCATGGAGATCGTCTGTACATAGCTGAATACTCCTGCtgcccacctcctcttcttgtacCCCTTCTATGTACTGCTGAG GTTGGGGTGTTTGTTTACTATGCTGTGACTATGGGTGATGTGGGGCCCTACTCCCCTGTCCCTTGGTCCTCCCCACTCATTTATGACCCACGGAGGCGCATGGAAGCCTGGCGCTTCATCTCCTACATGTTCCTTCATGCTGG ATACATCCACCTGCTGTCCAATGTGATGGTGGCACTATTTGTGGGCATTCCCCTGGAGATGGTACACAGGTGGTGGCGGCTGCTGCTCCTCTATGTGGCCGGGGTGCTGGCTGGCTCCCTGGCTGCCTCCATGTTTGATCCCAAG tCCTTCCTGGTAGGTGCGTCAGGCGGCTGCTACGCCCTCATTGCTGCCCACCTggccaacatcatcatcaactggGGTGAGATGCCTTTCAATTGGATGAGGCTTCTGGTCATCCTGGCCCTCATGGCCACAGACATTGGGGTCTTTGCCTTTGCAACTGTTACCCAATCCACTTCCAGG GTGAGCTACATGGCACATCTAGCTGGATTTGTGGCTGGACTCCTGCTGGGAATGGTGACCCTAAGAAACCTGAAGGAGCACCGCTGGGAGATTGCGCTCAAATGGACAGGCCTTGCAGTGTTCCTAGCCCTCATTGCTGCTGCAGTGGTGATACAGGTAGCCTATCCAGACCTGGTTGGCCTTTATCCACCCATGCCAGAGAAAGGTCTGTCAAGCAAGCTGCTGGATGGTGGGGCTGAAGTCTCAGTGTAG
- the LOC123519398 gene encoding LOW QUALITY PROTEIN: required for meiotic nuclear division protein 1 homolog (The sequence of the model RefSeq protein was modified relative to this genomic sequence to represent the inferred CDS: inserted 1 base in 1 codon), giving the protein MVRHKFLTFDPDFTLPEMPVHRPPLSEWQVTAYATADEYDLEKLRDGLTQQGLYSIADFRDPSSSSMASHSDITPPDPHTLPDTNEVLHVMATYHLESEPREIFFFHSGAVVFWNVAELERNNVLRFLRKYQEGSHDEKTVKEESESITYIYNDTPSRTKLVRDTIFLNPEGPTDLEKYTFSNALSLSVQLGIWEAALDQYIDNIEYVSEELSKTGRVVLSQDQVLQRMGQLFALRHLVNLSSDLLDVPDFYWEHENLEQLYRKTSEHLSVSKRTSVMNVKLSHCVELMELLKVTSMSDTRLEWIIIILIMVEXFELLHFIERLL; this is encoded by the exons ATGGTCAGACATAAATTCCTCACCTTTGATCCAGACTTTACCCTCCCGGAGATGCCAGTGCACAGGCCACCACTCAGT gaGTGGCAAGTTACAGCCTATGCCACAGCAGATGAATACGACTTGGAGAAGCTGCGGGATGGGCTTACACAGCAGGGTCTCTACAGTATTGCAGACTTCAGAGATCCATCCTCCAGCTCCATGGCATCTCACTCAGATATTACCCCACCTGACCCACACACACTGCCTG ATACAAATGAGGTGCTGCACGTGATGGCCACCTATCACCTGGAGAGTGAGCCACGCGagatcttcttcttccactcgggTGCTGTGGTGTTCTGGAATGTGGCGGAGCTGGAGCGAAACAATGTGCTGCGCTTTCTGAGGAAGTACCAGGAGGGCAGCCATGACGAGAAGACAGTCAAGGAGGAGAGCGAGAGCATCACTTACATTTACAATGACACGCC GTCCCGAACAAAGCTTGTGCGAGATACAATCTTCTTGAATCCTGAAGGACCAACAGACCTTGAAAAATACACATTCAGCAATGCCCTGTCCTTGTCAGTGCAACTTGGCATCTGGGAAGCAGCACTTGATCAGTACATTGACAACATTGAATATGTTTCAGAG GAGCTTAGCAAAACAGGCCGGGTGGTTCTGAGTCAAGACCAAGTACTGCAGAGGATGGGTCAACTCTTTGCTCTGAGGCACCTGGTGAATCTCAGCTCAGATTTACTTGATGTTCCTGACTTTTATTGGGAACATGAGAACCTTGAACAACTGTACAGAAAAACATCAGAACACCTCAGTGTGTCCAAGCGTACCTCG GTGATGAATGTGAAGCTGAGTCACTGTGTGGAGTTGATGGAACTCCTAAAAGTCACCTCAATGAGCGACACTCGCCTCGAGTggatcatcatcatcctcatcatggTGG GTTTTGAACTCCTCCACTTCATTGAGCGTCTCCTCTGA